GAATAGCTTCGGAGCATCTGCTCCAGGTGGATTATGTATGGAAAAATTTGGATTTACAGTAGACAACGTTCTAGAAAAATGCAGAAATCTCCTTAACAAATAAGATCAATCTTTTAATTAAAATTAGTTAATCTAATCAAACAAAAAAAGTTAAACAAAGAACTAATTTTCTTTGTTTAACTTTACTGGAGATAGTTCAGCTGCCCCTTTTGACTGTATTTGATCTTTTAATTTATCAAGATCTTCATCTGTTATTTTTGTATTCATTGGACAATGATTAGGTCCACACATTGAACAAAACTCTGCTTTTTTGAAAATTTCTTCAGGTAAGGTTTCGTCATGATATTGCTTAGCCCTCTCTGGATCCAAGGACAATTCAAACTGTTTGTTCCAGTCAAATTCCTTCCTGGCTTTACTTAATTCATCATCACGATCACGAGCTCCTGATCTATGTCTTGCAACATCTGCAGCATGAGCTGCAATTTTATAAGCAATCAAACCTTCTCTAACATCCTCAGGATTTGGCAACCCAAGATGTTCCTTAGGTGTTACGTAACACAGCATCGCGGTACCATACCAACCTGCCATTGCGGCCCCAATAGCACTTGAAATGTGATCATAACCAGGAGATATATCTGTTACCAAAGGACCTAGAACATAGAATGGCGCCTCTGAACACTCCTCCATTTGCTTCCTAACATTAAATTCAATTTGATCCATAGGTACATGACCAGGTCCCTCGACCATAACTTGAACATCATGTTTCCAAGCTCGTCTAGTCAATTCACCAAGAGTTTTCAACTCAGCGAGTTGAGCTTCATCTGATGCATCATGCAGGCATCCAGGCCTTAAAGAATCACCCAAAGAAAAAGTGCAGTCATAGCGTTTAAATATTTCGCAAATATCATCGAAACGAGTAAACAAAGGATTTTGCTTGTAGTGATAAAGCATCCATTGAGCAAGAATCCCTCCGCCACGACTTACTATTCCAGTGATACGACCTTTAACCTTGGGTAAATGCTCAATCAATAAGCCTGCATGAATAGTTTGATAATCAACTCCTTGCTGACAATGCTTTTCTATGATGTGTAAAAAATCATCTTCAGTCAGCCTTGAAATAGAACCATGAACACTTTCTAAAGCTTGATAAACAGGAACTGTCCCAATCGGGATAGGGGAAGCGTTAATAATTGCAGTCCTTACCTCATCTAAATTAACCCCTCCAGTAGAGAGATCCATAAGAGTATCCGCTCCATATTTTACTGCAAGTTCAAGTTTCTTTAATTCTTCACTAATATCGCTTGCATTAGGCGAAGCTCCAATATTTGCATTGACTTTGCACGATGAAGCAATACCTATTGCCATCGGTTCTAAATTCGTATGGTTAATATTTGCAGGAATAATCATTCGACCTCGCGCAACCTCTTCCATAACTAGAGTCTCAGGAAGATTTTCACGCTTAGCTACGTAACTCATTTCTTCAGTAATTTCGCCTTTGCGAGCAAAATGCATCTGAGAAACATTTGTTTTACCTTTTCTAGAAGCCACCCATAAATTCCGCATGAACTAAAAAGCTATTGAATAAAAAAGGAGCAATATAATTAAAGATCACAAGATTTCACTTTCCTTACACTGGTTTAAACCAGATCAAGTTCAGAGGGTGTGATCTCAGCCATATAGCAAAGCGATATGGCACCCCTAGTGATAAATACAAATTAGCTCGAAATCCACAACTAAATCCTAAAGTTTTTATAGATAAAAATTTTAGGATTAAAGATTTTGATCATTCATATCTTTTTTTATCTCTAGAAACAACATTCTTCGACGCCTAAATCTTCTAACCGCTCCAGTCAAAACCAATCCACCTCCAACAACTAAAGCAGGTAAGGCTTGGATTCTATCTTTGCCCTCTCTATGAAAAAAGCCTGTAATTGCCAATAGAATTAGCAGAGGTGCTGATATTGAGATTAATGGGTTACCCAATCTGTTCATAAAATTTAGCGAATAGATCTATTAGAGAGTTGTCGATGCAATAACTAATGTTTGAGACAAAATGTTTATTCCTAATTGGAGGCTTCTTTCATCTAAAGAGAAATGTCCACTGTGCAATGGAGCACAACCTTGATCTCCAGCGACTCCTAATCTAAACATTGTCCCCGGAACATCTTGCAAGAAGAAAGCAAAATCTTCAGCACCTAATGACGGGTTGTCTAAATAAACAATATTTTTTTCATCCATAAAATTCTTCGCACAGTTAGATAACAAACTAGTCAACTTTGGATCGTTATAAACGGGAGGCGCTATCGACTTGAAATTTATTTTAGCTTGACCTCCGTAATTAGATGCTATGTTTTGTACAATTTTCTCAATCCATTGAGGCAATGTTTCATACAGATTTTTATCAAGACACCTTACTGTGCCGAGAAGCTTAACCTTCTCAGCAATAACATTAAAAGCATTTCCTCCTGAAATTTTCCCAAAGCTAATAACCACTGGTTTAAGAGCATCTAAACGCCTACTAATAGCCTCTTGAAGTCCACTAATAACTTTTGCAGAAATCCAAATTGAATCAATACCTTCATGTGGTCTAGCTCCATGCCCTCCATTACCAACAATATCTATTTCTAATTCAGCCGCGGCAGCTGTAAAAGTACCACTTCTGATTCCAATCTTACCAACTGACAAATCTGGATAAACATGCACACCAAAAAGAGCTTGAACTCCCTCAAGAACCTTTTCAGCTCTCATCCAATTTGCACCTTTAGCAATTTCTTCAGCAGGCTGAAAAATGATTCGTATTCGAGAGTTTGTAAATTTGTTTTTTGCTAAGACTTTAGCCACTCCCAAACCGATACAAGTATGTAGATCATGTCCACATGCGTGCATCAAACCTTGAATTGAGGAAGAATAATGTAATCCTGTTCTCTCCTCGATTGGCAAAGCATCCATATCAACTCGTAAGCCAAAAACAGGTCCGCTTTTATTCCCCATTTCAGCTACCACTCCCGTTTTACCTACTGCTTCTTTTACTTCCCAACCTGATTTTCTAAGCTCCCCGGCGACAAGAGCAGCAGTTTGATATTCCTGACCGCTTAGTTCTGGATGGGCATGAAGATGACGACGTAATTGAATCAAATCAGGCAGTATATCCTTAGTTAAAGCCTCGATTTTTTTTCCTAAATCTTTCATCTATCCTCCAATGCAAGAAATGCAATCAAATCATTTGTAGGTTTTGGAGGCCATCGGCGAACATTCAATAACCAGTCCTTATCACGGTACCGAATATCTAGTCCAGCAGCGGCAGCCCAATTACTTTCGGCTTCACCTAAGAAGCCCTTAGACCATAGAAGCGCACTTAATGCTGCTCTCGCATCTGCAAATAAAGGATATTTACGAATTAATATTCTGATTTTCTTTTCAGCGAGTTCAATATCACCCAATTGATAAATGGCAAGCGCCTCACTCGATCTAGCCATAGCTATAGCATTATTTGACGAGGCAGCTTGAGAAAAGAATTTCTTCGCTTCAATCCAATTATCCATGGAGCCCATGACATTACCTAAGTTATATAAAGCTGAAACATCTTTAGGATTCTTATTTAAAACGTATTTATAATCTTTACTGGCGTCATCCCAACGCTGTAAAGCTTCTTCAGCAATGCCTCTATTCAAATAAGGATCTAAATCTTCAGGTGAAATTTCAATGGCCATAGTTTGATCTCTTATAGCCCCCTGAGGATCACCAAGAGCAAGACGAATATTGCCTCTATTACTTAATGCAGCGGCATCATTTGGATTCTCCTTCAAGTAAAAGCTCCAATCTTTTTCAGCTTGAATAAAATCACCATCATTACTTTCTTGAAGAGCTTTCTCGAATAAAAATTTAGGAAGATTCTTGGCTTCGGACTGAAATGGCACAAAAATAAGTGAAAGTAGAAGTAAAGCTTGAAAAATTTTTATGTTTATCATTTATCTTTTCTTGTTGATGAAGTTAGAAGATAGTGTTTTTCAGCTGCTGGAGTAACAACCCTTCCTCTGGCAGTTCTTTGTAAAAAACCAATTTGCATTAAATAAGGCTCAACTACAGTTTCTAGAGTGGTTGAATCTTCTCCAAGCGCAGCAGCCAAAGTTTCAAGTCCTACTGGACCACCTTGATATTGATTAACTAACAAGCCTAAATAATTTCTATCTGTTGCATCTAAACCTCTTTCATCTACACGATGTAGATCAAGAGCATCATTAACAATTTGAACATCAATCATTTTTGAGGAAGAATGAACTTCTGCAAAATCTCTAACTCTTCGTATGAGCCTATTTGCAATTCGAGGAGTACCTCGACTTCTTTTTGCTAATTGATGAGATGCATCTTCTGAAATCGATAAATTAATAAGATTCGCAGATCTTTTAATTATGTTTTCAAGTTCCAAATAATTATAAAAGTCTAGTCGCTGAGTTATTCCAAAGCGATCTCGCATAGGGGAGCTCAACGCTGCTGGCTTTGTTGTAGCACCAACCAAGGTAAAGGGAGGGATTTCGATTGATCGCATTCTCGAGGAAGTGCCTTTCCCTACAGTTAAATCCAGCCTTCTATCTTCCATCGCTGGATACAAAAGTTCCTGTGATATTCGATTAAGCCTGTGAATCTCATCAACAAAAATTAATTCACGTGGCTGCATATTGATCAATAATCCAACAATATCCCTTGGACGTTCAAGTGCAGGCGCACTTGTAACTCTAGATTTAACACCTAACTCCTCAGCAATAACCAAAGCCATAGTTGTTTTTCCCAATCCAGGCGGCCCATAAAGCATTAAATGGTCAAGTGCTTCTCCTCTTGTCAATGATGCTTTAACTGAAATTTCAAGAACTTTCTTTAACTCAGATTGACCTACGAATTCATCAAAAGATTTAGGCCTAAGTGAATCTTGCTTAGATGACTTCAGTTCCTCCTTTAAAAGAGTGGAGCCAACCAATCTTTCCTCTCCTTTATCATTAGGAAGAGGCGAATGATTAGTAATTGAAGACAAAATTGCCATTACCGAAGGGTAGTGGCATCTCAACAAAAATGGAGGTAAATAGAAGAATGAGCAAAAAAGGAAAGAAAAAGTCCAAAAAAAATTCCTCAGTTGATGGAAATCGTCGCTTAGCTGACAATCGACAAGCGAGGTATGAATATGAAATCCTAGAAACACTTGAAACTGGCTTGGAGCTTCTTGGAACCGAAGTTAAATCTATAAGAGCAGGAAAAGTTAACTTAAAAGATGGGTTTTGTTTAATTAAACAAAATCAAATTCAACTTCATAATGTTCATATTTCACCTCATAATCATGCCGGTAAATTTTTCAATCATGAACCTCTAAGAATTAAAAAGCTTCTTGCACACCGAAAAGAAATCGAGAAGTTAAAAATAAGTATAGATAGAAAAGGTTTAACATTAATACCTCTAAGTCTCTATCTGAAAGGCTCATGGATTAAATTAAAAATTGGAGTTGGGAAAGGCAGAAAATTACATGACAAAAGGGATAGAGAGAAAGTTAATGACTCAAAAAGAGACGTTGCTAATGCTCTAAAGCGTTTTTAAAATAAAAAATATTAAAATACTTTTTACTAATTTTTTTCAGAAAATTAATAATTTAATGATTAATTATTAATTTACATCCAAGCTAACATTTTCAGGTGGAGGTGTTGGGTCAGGATCAGCGATAAGCATATGTTGCAAAACAATTTCAGGACGCTCGCTATCTCTCCATCTAATACGATAAGCAGGCATTTTTGTACCCCTGCTTGTCGTTTGCTCAACAGGTTCCATGACCCAACCGCGTCTTGAACGCCCTTGGGGATTCCGTTTCACAACAGCATCTGCATGCTTGAAACGAAAACCAACTCTCTCGCCACTCATCTGTACAAAATCCTTACTCGCCTATTATCCACTGTGATGGGTCACTTTCCAGTTTGTTTTATATTTGATTCGGGCCTTAAAAGTGGAAAAGCTATGACATCTCTTATTGAAGGACTATCAGTTAATAGCATTACAAACCTATCTATTCCTATTCCCAGCCCTCCTGTTGGAGGCATTCCTACTTCAAGAGCATTAATAAAATCTTCGTCCAAGCTTTGAGCTTCAAGGTCACCTGCTTCTTTTTTAGCCTGCTGTAAAAGTAAACGTTCTTTTTGATCTATAGGATCAATTAATTCACTGAAAGCATTAGCTGTCTCTCTGCCAACAATAAAAAGTTCAAACCTTTCAACTAAACCTTTCTTCGTCCTATGTTTTCGAGCTAATGGAGAAATCTCGATGGGGTAATCCATAACAAATGTAGGTTGAACCAGCTTAGGCTCCACTACTTGCTCAAAAGCTTCATTAAGAAGTTTCCCAATACTGTCAGCCTTGTCGGGCACTTGAAGCCCCTCTCGAAGCATTGCTGCTTTGACATCCTCAACATTAACTCCAAGCGATTCAAAATCAATTCCAGTGAATTCGTGGACTAATTGATGCATCGTTGCTCTTCTCCAAGGAGGCTTCAGATCTATTTCTTTTTCTTGATAAGTAATCTTGGTGGATCCACAAATCTTTTCGCAAACTGAAGAAAGTAATTTTTCTGTCAATTCCATCATGTCGAAATAATCTGCAAAGGCCTCATAAATTTCAACAGAAGTAAATTCAGGATTATGCTTAGTGCTAATTCCTTCATTTCTAAAAATCCTTCCAAGTTCATAAACCCTTTGAAATCCACCTACCACAAGTCTTTTAAGATGCAATTCCGTTGCAATCCTCAAATACAAAGGCAAATCCAGTGTGTTGTGATGTGTTATGAATGGCCTTGCATCCGCTCCACCGGCTTCTGATTGTAAAACTGGCGTCTCAATTTCAAGAAAATCTTTTTCATCCAACCATCGTCGAATTGAACTGACTAATAAAGCCCTTGTTCGAAAAGTTTTTCTTGACTGAGGATTCACAATTAAATCTAAATATCTTTGTCGATAGCGCTTCTCTACATCGGCGAGTCCATGCCATTTATCCGGTAAAGGCTGCAAAGATTTTGAAAGCATTGACCATTCGAAAACCTTTATAGAAAGTTCACCTCTATCAGTTCTCCTTAATATTCCACTGACCCCTATCCAATCACCAGAGTCAACAAGAGAGGTAATATTTTCAAAATTATTCTTTGAATTTTCACTATTTTCATTCTGATTTAAAGTCGCTTTTTCCAAAAAAAGTTGAACTGTTCCTGTTTCATCAGCAAGAGTAAAAAAAGCAAGTTTGCCCATCACTCTTCTAGAAGTCACACGCCCTGCGATTGATACTTCGTCTTTTTTTTCTTCGCCATTTGGCAAATCTGCATATTTTTTCTGCAAAACATCTGCAGAGTCAGTAGGTCGATAATTCAAACCATAAGGACCTTGCCCAAGGCTTTTTAGTGTTTTGGCCTTCTCGAGGCGGGTATCTCTTAATTCAGACAAGGCAATTCATACAAACGGCAGGAATAAACAAGATAAAAGTGAAAAAACCTATCAATTTTGAGCTAATAATCTTTAACTGGCAATAGCAGTAGGAAATTCTCCCATTCTTTGAGAAGCGTAGCCAATTCCCCTAACAGTTAAAATTAACTCTGGGTTTCTTGGATCAGGTTCAAGCTTTCCTCTTAAACGAGCTACGTAGACATCCACAACTCTCAAATCAGCCGCTCTTCTTGGAGGGTAGCCCCAAAGCTGTTCCAAAATTTCTGCTCGAGGCACAACACGGCCAGGATCACGAAATAATAATTCCAGCAAGCTAAATTCTGTATATGTGAGACCTATTCTGTCTCCTCCTCTACTAACTTGTCTTCTATTAGTATCTACAACAAGATCACCAAGCTTCATTACTCCTTGACCTGATGGAACCTCTCTTGGCTCATCAACTGTTGGGGCAGGTCCTACTCTTCTCAAAATCGTCGCAATTCTGGCCTCTAACTCTTTTGGGCTAAATGGTTTAGCAAGATAATCATCAGCACCTAAATCTAAACCTGCAACTCTTTCTGAAATGGCTTCAAGAGCAGTCAAAAATATTATTGGAACACAAGACTCTGCTCTTATTCTTCTACAAACTGCAAAGCCATCCATCTTAGGGAGCATGACATCCAAAACCACTAAATCTGGTGCTTCTTTGTGAAAAACCTCAAGTGCTTGCTCTCCGTCCTGTGCAGATATAACTTGATAACCAGCAAGATTAAGCCTTGTGACCAAGACTTTCAATACTGCTGGTTCATCATCTACAACCAAAATGCAGGTCATGAGATTAGCTGTTGCCTTAGTGACAGGACCATCGAAATTTTATGTCGAAATGGCTTATTGTTACTTGACGATATCATCTTCAAGTCAGGTATTCAAAGCCATTTGACTAATCTAAAAGACAGAGTCCCCACTAATAAATAAGTATTTATTCTATTTTTAAAGGTTAAAAAATTTTTGCATTAGTTTTTTTTATAAGCAAGAAGAAGCCACGAAGAGAGAAATGGGGCAACTAATCCAGTAATTATGACCTCAGAAAGTAATACATAAATCGACCAAGAATGAAACCAATTATTTCGTAAGATTCTATATAAAATGATTTTTTGGACCCAAATCGAAAGACCTACAAAGGCAGTTCCAAAGATAGCCATCAAACCAATATTTAGAAATAATTCGATTTTTTTATTATGCAATCCATATGTACTCCAAACCACAGATAAAAGAAGCAAAGATGGAATATAAGAAACATCGCTAATTGTAAAAGAATCCATAAAAATCCCCAACGAAACTCCGGATACGGCTGCCCTAAAAGGAGGATTATTTAATGAAAATGGCAATAAAAAAATGACTGGCCAACAGGGTGTTATACCATTTATTTTAA
This is a stretch of genomic DNA from Prochlorococcus marinus str. MIT 0912. It encodes these proteins:
- a CDS encoding tetratricopeptide repeat protein, yielding MINIKIFQALLLLSLIFVPFQSEAKNLPKFLFEKALQESNDGDFIQAEKDWSFYLKENPNDAAALSNRGNIRLALGDPQGAIRDQTMAIEISPEDLDPYLNRGIAEEALQRWDDASKDYKYVLNKNPKDVSALYNLGNVMGSMDNWIEAKKFFSQAASSNNAIAMARSSEALAIYQLGDIELAEKKIRILIRKYPLFADARAALSALLWSKGFLGEAESNWAAAAGLDIRYRDKDWLLNVRRWPPKPTNDLIAFLALEDR
- the ruvB gene encoding Holliday junction branch migration DNA helicase RuvB, which produces MAILSSITNHSPLPNDKGEERLVGSTLLKEELKSSKQDSLRPKSFDEFVGQSELKKVLEISVKASLTRGEALDHLMLYGPPGLGKTTMALVIAEELGVKSRVTSAPALERPRDIVGLLINMQPRELIFVDEIHRLNRISQELLYPAMEDRRLDLTVGKGTSSRMRSIEIPPFTLVGATTKPAALSSPMRDRFGITQRLDFYNYLELENIIKRSANLINLSISEDASHQLAKRSRGTPRIANRLIRRVRDFAEVHSSSKMIDVQIVNDALDLHRVDERGLDATDRNYLGLLVNQYQGGPVGLETLAAALGEDSTTLETVVEPYLMQIGFLQRTARGRVVTPAAEKHYLLTSSTRKDK
- a CDS encoding DUF3188 domain-containing protein; this translates as MNRLGNPLISISAPLLILLAITGFFHREGKDRIQALPALVVGGGLVLTGAVRRFRRRRMLFLEIKKDMNDQNL
- a CDS encoding amidohydrolase yields the protein MKDLGKKIEALTKDILPDLIQLRRHLHAHPELSGQEYQTAALVAGELRKSGWEVKEAVGKTGVVAEMGNKSGPVFGLRVDMDALPIEERTGLHYSSSIQGLMHACGHDLHTCIGLGVAKVLAKNKFTNSRIRIIFQPAEEIAKGANWMRAEKVLEGVQALFGVHVYPDLSVGKIGIRSGTFTAAAAELEIDIVGNGGHGARPHEGIDSIWISAKVISGLQEAISRRLDALKPVVISFGKISGGNAFNVIAEKVKLLGTVRCLDKNLYETLPQWIEKIVQNIASNYGGQAKINFKSIAPPVYNDPKLTSLLSNCAKNFMDEKNIVYLDNPSLGAEDFAFFLQDVPGTMFRLGVAGDQGCAPLHSGHFSLDERSLQLGINILSQTLVIASTTL
- the thiC gene encoding phosphomethylpyrimidine synthase ThiC, coding for MRNLWVASRKGKTNVSQMHFARKGEITEEMSYVAKRENLPETLVMEEVARGRMIIPANINHTNLEPMAIGIASSCKVNANIGASPNASDISEELKKLELAVKYGADTLMDLSTGGVNLDEVRTAIINASPIPIGTVPVYQALESVHGSISRLTEDDFLHIIEKHCQQGVDYQTIHAGLLIEHLPKVKGRITGIVSRGGGILAQWMLYHYKQNPLFTRFDDICEIFKRYDCTFSLGDSLRPGCLHDASDEAQLAELKTLGELTRRAWKHDVQVMVEGPGHVPMDQIEFNVRKQMEECSEAPFYVLGPLVTDISPGYDHISSAIGAAMAGWYGTAMLCYVTPKEHLGLPNPEDVREGLIAYKIAAHAADVARHRSGARDRDDELSKARKEFDWNKQFELSLDPERAKQYHDETLPEEIFKKAEFCSMCGPNHCPMNTKITDEDLDKLKDQIQSKGAAELSPVKLNKEN
- the smpB gene encoding SsrA-binding protein SmpB; translated protein: MSKKGKKKSKKNSSVDGNRRLADNRQARYEYEILETLETGLELLGTEVKSIRAGKVNLKDGFCLIKQNQIQLHNVHISPHNHAGKFFNHEPLRIKKLLAHRKEIEKLKISIDRKGLTLIPLSLYLKGSWIKLKIGVGKGRKLHDKRDREKVNDSKRDVANALKRF
- the lysS gene encoding lysine--tRNA ligase, encoding MSELRDTRLEKAKTLKSLGQGPYGLNYRPTDSADVLQKKYADLPNGEEKKDEVSIAGRVTSRRVMGKLAFFTLADETGTVQLFLEKATLNQNENSENSKNNFENITSLVDSGDWIGVSGILRRTDRGELSIKVFEWSMLSKSLQPLPDKWHGLADVEKRYRQRYLDLIVNPQSRKTFRTRALLVSSIRRWLDEKDFLEIETPVLQSEAGGADARPFITHHNTLDLPLYLRIATELHLKRLVVGGFQRVYELGRIFRNEGISTKHNPEFTSVEIYEAFADYFDMMELTEKLLSSVCEKICGSTKITYQEKEIDLKPPWRRATMHQLVHEFTGIDFESLGVNVEDVKAAMLREGLQVPDKADSIGKLLNEAFEQVVEPKLVQPTFVMDYPIEISPLARKHRTKKGLVERFELFIVGRETANAFSELIDPIDQKERLLLQQAKKEAGDLEAQSLDEDFINALEVGMPPTGGLGIGIDRFVMLLTDSPSIRDVIAFPLLRPESNIKQTGK
- the rpaB gene encoding response regulator transcription factor RpaB, which codes for MTCILVVDDEPAVLKVLVTRLNLAGYQVISAQDGEQALEVFHKEAPDLVVLDVMLPKMDGFAVCRRIRAESCVPIIFLTALEAISERVAGLDLGADDYLAKPFSPKELEARIATILRRVGPAPTVDEPREVPSGQGVMKLGDLVVDTNRRQVSRGGDRIGLTYTEFSLLELLFRDPGRVVPRAEILEQLWGYPPRRAADLRVVDVYVARLRGKLEPDPRNPELILTVRGIGYASQRMGEFPTAIAS